The Salminus brasiliensis chromosome 14, fSalBra1.hap2, whole genome shotgun sequence genome contains the following window.
GCCCAGGACTTTCTATTCCATGGCTCTATATACCCCAAGCTTAAGTTCTGGGGCAAGAGTGTGGAGGCAGAGCCCAAAGGAACCATCACATTAGAACTCCTCAAGTGAGTAACACTCTACCTGATTGTTTTTTCTTCAATGCTTCCCATCTAAATAGACTAGAGCAGATGGGCTGTACgactgtggctgtgtgtttgttcagtgACTTGAGTGGGTCTTTTCCTGGTTGAGACAGGATATCAAGGTTTCAGACCAAAACTCTGGGGTTGCTGGGTAACTGGCTGGTCACATGCTGACATGTGAATTGAGTTGGTGTGGGTTTGTTCCTTGCAGGCACAAAGAAGCATACACATGGTCAAACCCTTTCTGCTGTGTCCACAATGTGATTGTGGGCAAACTGTGGATTGAGCAGTATGGCACTGTAGAGATAGTCAACCACAGGTAAACCATGCATACTAATTAGTTGACTAAATCTATTTGCTTTTTAATCTGTAGCATACCAGGAATGTTGGAATTACTAAAATAACACTTAATTCCATTGTGGTTCCTACAGAGCACATGCCCATTTCTAAATGCTTCTATACAGTAATGGCACATGAAAAATAAGATGGAGAATAAAGAAGTGAGAGCTGTGTTTTATGCCTAATGAAGTGATGAAAATCTTATTTTTGATTGGTTGATTTGGGCAGTACTGGAGACAAGTGTGTGCTCAACTTTAAACCATGCGGGATGTTCGGCAAGGAGTTACACAGAGTGGAAGGTTATATCCAGGACAAATGGTGAGACCCCCACACTCCACCTCTGACCAAATACGATAATTGGCGTGTTGTGAAAAAGAACTGACTAAGAACTCGAAAGAACACATTTAGTGTTAAAGAGCTTGCTTTTATAATAATGAATCATGTCTACAAGGCATATTTAGTTGCCTTCTGCTGTTAGTGTGTTCTTGGAGGGCAGAATTAACAGTTAGGCTGTGGTAAAGTCAACTTATGTACAAATGATTATCTTTTGCATGTATGTAATGTATGCACTACCAATGTGAGAACAAGCAAGTCCTGTTCAGTAAACAGTATTGGCTCAGAATGAAACTATGTGGAGTGCCCCTCCACTTCAtatttttctgtaaatatatagtATGTATATTTAGATAGATGGAGAAtcgagaaaagaaaggatggtATTTTCATTTGGAAAATGCATCACCACTTGTTCCTGTTCTAGCTGAAATCACTGTTCTGTGCAAGTGTTGTGTTGAATTTCTTGCAATTTGTCTAAcaatgttctctctctccttctctctccttctctccctctccgcgcgtgtgtgtgtgtgtgtgtgtgtgtgtgtgtgggtgtgggtgtgggacAGTAAGAAGAAGCGGTGTGTTATCTACGGGAAGTGGACAGAATGCATGTGGAGCGTGGACCCGCAGGTATACGAGTCACATCGGAAGAACGATAAGAAAGGGACAACAGACACCAAGAAACAGAAAGCGGTCAGTATGTTCAGCTATAACCCAAGACTCCTGTGCAAAaattaaagaagtgttaggtagccttttttatgtaaatatcaAAGTGCAACAATAGATGCCCACTGGGGACTGGTCTTTTAGACCACACCTTAATAATGAGAGCGCAGAATATTGTATGTGTGCAAGTGCATTAATATTTGTTTTGGCACTTTTGCTTTGTATCACAAATGTCAGCAAACATGTCACACTGAATCTGGAATGTGTGCGGTTCCTAATGTGTCTGATAAGCATGCACTGATAAGccaatgtttaaaataaatttctGCATTATGTATTAGTCATTTTATAGCATgtaagtaaaggtaaaggtgcacgtatttgtcactgtacagtgtacactgtacagcgaaatgtgtcctccgtatttaacccatctggtagtgaacacacactcacacacacacatgtgttaggggcagcgagtacacacacacacccagagcggtgggcagccaactccagcgcccggggagcagagagggtaaagtaAGTATGTATGTAAGTTTAAATTAtggtaaagaaaataaatacattttgataaATAAGTATTGAGTTATTGACTTTAGTTAGACTTTTCACTAAATAGCCGCTCTGCCAACAGTGAATTAGACAAAAAAGGGTGTTAAAGGTCAGTGACATGTAAATGGAAACTGGTCATGCCAGGGCAGAATTGCAGTGGCATGTGTCACTGACTGTGTGTAAACAGGAGTGGCTTTGATTGTgtatgctcatggaggctcatGGGCATGGtctttgttctgttttttttttttactttgtttttagTAAGCTTCTGGTTGGTGAAAATGCTAAAATACAGTGGATTTTtatagatttcttttttttgtgttcaCTTGAaatttcttttcctttttttttttattactgctAGAAAAGGGGGCTGACtgtttattagaatttataatAAGTAAAGGCAAGCGTTTGTGTACCCTTGACTGAATGACTTGATGATGACAAGATCCAAATATAACCACAACTTGAACTGCAAGTTGTGAGAGTATGGACTCTGTATGGTTAAGCATTTGTAGGGGCCAAGTTGATGATTTAGATAATTAGTTTGTTATGAAAGATAAAGTAACTGTGGATttggatttgctgaaaatagtGTTTCCTCATTTTcgaaaaaaagaatacaaaatGTATCATTTGGCCAGGGGTGGACAGACTCACCTGGACCAGAGTAAAGTGGAAAAACCAGGAGTCTGACAGAGGATCTTGTGGTTCACATACAAAAGTGATTTACATTTTTAGGAAACTTTTGGTCGGAATCTCAAAAGAAAATTGGCCAGTTATCTTGAAACAAGGTTTGTCATGATAATGAAATGAATGAGTCTTGAGAAAACTAATAATTAACTTTTTCTTGCAGGAAAATAGTGTAATTGTAGTGTCCCCTCTCTAtgaaaaaatgtgtttaaaaaggCACAGTGAGCTGCAAATGCAAAATGTGAACGCCACTAGTCAGCTAAAATATATGCTTTAGGGAAAGTATGGGATTTTGTATGTACTGATTTTAATACCAAATTGCTCTGAATCTTCTAAAATGTAGATGTAAGATCTaactgtctgtgtttgtattaaatgtgtttagGAAGAGGCAGAGGTTGCTGAGAACGAGGATGCAGATGACATGCCGGAGGTTCAGGAGACTGTAGCTGTAATTCCTGGTAGCACTTTGCTGTGGAGAGTATCACCTAGACCACCCAATTCAGCAGAGgtacacacacgaacacacagaTACACTGCACCGAAATGAACAGCTGAATCTTTTGCATTGCCAGGGTTATAAAATTTATCCTGTGACTCTTCATTTTAAAAACCGACGTCTCTCTGTCCTTGGGCAGATGTACAACTTCACTAACTTCACCATCACACTGAATGAATTGGAGCTTGGCATGGAGGGAGTTTTGGCCCCTACAGACTGCCGTCTACGGCCTGACATCAGAGCCATGGAGAACGGTGACATGGGTAATAAAATCTTTCTTGCGCCTGAACTTTTGTCCTGTAATTCTACAGTGCCCTCTGGTGTTCTCTAGTCAAAAGGCAGCTCTTGCATTCTATTGagggtaatgtgtgtgtgtgtgtatgtgcttctAGATGAAGCcagcagagagaaggagaggctGGAGGAGAAGCAGAGAGCATCTCGTAAAGAGAGGGCCAAGGACAATGAGGAGTGGTCCACTAGGTAAGCACTCTGACCTACCTAAGTTCATGCTTTTAATTTGATCAAAATGTATAGGTTATTACTTTCATATAAATCCAAGTGTATGATCATTGCATTTAGGAACTGCACTGTATTCACCATATGTAAATCAATGCTCAAGTTATCTGTTGCAGTTTATATTACACTTATAATCAATGTCCCATTTACTTGACAAATTATATATAGGCTGACattatattgtataatattattatttgttattagtGTTGTTAGATCTGAATGTTTGGATTACTTTTGCTACATTTGCTAAATTAtgaatgtgttagtgtgtgatgTCTGTACATACATATAACCACAAAGCTATAGAAGCTGACATTAATTCCAGATATTGCTTCTGCTTGTTTCTCCTGCAGGTGGTTTGAGTTGAGCACAAACCCATACACCGGATCACAGGACTGGCTCTACACTGGAGGTTACTTTGATAGGAAATACACAGACTGCCCTGATATCTACTGACCAGGGACCAGCGTTCTGGAGTGCACTCATttcctgccctgccctgccctgccccaCACCCACAGTGTCCTTCTACCAAGCATCATATTGTTCATCTGGAACTGATGTAGCAACGCTAGCTGTTTCTTGATCACTGTTCACTTCGCCATGCACATACCTTACAAACGTCTATTTCTCCCAGTGATTAGTGAAACATCCATTAGCAAATTGATCCATAGCAACAGTGAAATCGGGGATTGAACAGGCAGGGGAGGATCACAACACTTCAGAGTCGTTAAAGATTTGGTTTGCTGAGGGAAGACTTCACAGCACTTCTGACCAGCTGTTTTGTGTCATTCGCAACACAAGGAAAGTACAGAACATGAGGAGAGACCGAGTCTCAGAGAACTGCCCTTTTCTCTGCCTTAGAACTCTTGGCCCCCCTTACTACATCTTCGACTCTGGCTAATTTCAGTTTCTCCCACTGCTCCTGCAACCGCATTTGTAGTCTTCATATGCCGTCACTTTCAACTTACTCAGTTAAGCATTGTCTGCATTCTCTGTGGAAGGGCCCAGCTTGTGGAAAAGCCACACATATTGAACTTTTTATTTCACATTGGATAACACAGAGCTGCTTCAAACATGACCGATGCTCACCGTTAGGTTGACAGAAGAACTCTGCACAAGTGTGCGCGTATGTGTATCAGTAATGCCATGTAAAGCCATACCACCTTTACTTAGAGGTACAGTATGTTGCCCCTGCTGGCTTGTAGT
Protein-coding sequences here:
- the osbpl2b gene encoding oxysterol-binding protein-related protein 2b; the protein is MNNEDEFYDAVTGLDSDESCEGTSEASFKDAIVDHGAEKNNGTIPQENGIKKRRSALPAPMFSRNNFSVWSILKKCIGLELSKITMPIVFNEPLSFLQRITEYMEHTYLIHKACTQSDSIDRMQAVAAFAVSAVASQWDRTGKPFNPLLGETYELTREDQGFRLISEQVSHHPPISAFHAEGLAQDFLFHGSIYPKLKFWGKSVEAEPKGTITLELLKHKEAYTWSNPFCCVHNVIVGKLWIEQYGTVEIVNHSTGDKCVLNFKPCGMFGKELHRVEGYIQDKCKKKRCVIYGKWTECMWSVDPQVYESHRKNDKKGTTDTKKQKAEEAEVAENEDADDMPEVQETVAVIPGSTLLWRVSPRPPNSAEMYNFTNFTITLNELELGMEGVLAPTDCRLRPDIRAMENGDMDEASREKERLEEKQRASRKERAKDNEEWSTRWFELSTNPYTGSQDWLYTGGYFDRKYTDCPDIY